The Pararge aegeria chromosome 8, ilParAegt1.1, whole genome shotgun sequence genome window below encodes:
- the LOC120625742 gene encoding solute carrier family 35 member E1 homolog, translating into MGSRRESLVVGALCVAWYALSSASNVVGKLVLTELPLPVTVAAAQLAATAALSVPALAVFGVRRAPAFPRAAYLRVLLPLAAAKFLTTVFTQVSIWKVPVSYAHTVKATTPLWTALLARVLLGERVARGVAGALLLIALGVGVASLTELHFDALGLGAALAAAALLSLQQLGAKRALRDARLHPLRLLQLLSALALLPLLPLWLAEAGGLARAAWSRRAAALLAADGALAWLQAVAAFSVLSRVSALGYAVASAAKRAAVVAASLLLLRNPAPPLNLAGMALALLGVLAYNRARARARAPLLPV; encoded by the exons ATGGGCTCCCGGCGCGAGAGCCTGGTGGTGGGCGCGCTGTGCGTGGCGTGGTACGCGCTGAGCTCGGCCAGCAACGTGGTGGGCAAGCTGGTGCTGACGGAGCTGCCGCTGCCCGTGACGGTGGCGGCGGCGCAGCTGGCGGCCACGGCGGCGCTGAGCGTGCCCGCGCTGGCGGTTTTCGGCGTGCGGCGCGCGCCCGCCTTCCCGCGCGCCGCCTACCTGCGCGTGTTGCTGCCTCTGGCGGCCGCCAAGTTCCTCACCACCGTGTTCACGCAGGTGTCCATCTGGAAGGTGCCCGTGTCCTACGCGCATACCG TGAAGGCCACGACGCCGCTGTGGACGGCGCTGCTGGCGCGCGTGCTGCTGGGCGAGCGCGTGGCGCGCGGCGTGGCGGGCGCGCTGCTGCTCATCGCGCTGGGCGTGGGCGTGGCGTCGCTGACGGAGCTGCACTTCGACGCGCTGGGCCTGGGCGCCGCGCTGGCCGCCGCCGCGCTGCTCAGCCTGCAGCAGCTGGGCGCCAAGCGCGCGCTGCGGGACGCGCGCCTGCACCCGCTGCGCCTGCTGCAGCTGCTGAGCGCGCTGGCGCTGCTGCCGCTGCTGCCGCTGTGGCTGGCCGAGGCGGGCGGGCTGGCGCGCGCCGCCTGgtcgcgccgcgccgccgcgctgCTGGCCGCCGACGGCGCGCTGGCGTGGCTGCAGGCCGTGGCCGCCTTCAGCGTGCTGTCGCGCGTGTCGGCGCTGGGCTACGCCGTGGCGTCGGCGGCCAAGCGCGCGGCCGTGGTGGCGGCGTCGCTGCTGCTGCTGCGCAACCCCGCGCCGCCGCTCAACCTGGCGGGCATGGCGCTGGCGCTGCTGGGCGTGCTGGCCTACAACCGCgcgcgcgcccgcgcccgcgccccgCTGCTGCCCGTGTGA
- the LOC120625653 gene encoding endoplasmin, translating to MKSYFFLGVGVLLLSGCCAQEPGGSVEEMTVDADWGASREGSRTDAEAVRREEEAISPDGLSVAQQRELRDKAQNFTFQTEVNRMMKLIINSLYRNKEIFLRELISNGSDALDKIRLLSLTDSEALAGNPDLSIRIKADPERRLLHIIDSGVGMTRADLVNNLGTIAKSGTADFLARMQDPGRASGAQETNDMIGQFGVGFYSAFLIADRVTVVSKHNDDAQHVWESDASAFSVAPDPRGDTLGRGTHITLHLKEEAADFLQADTIRALVKKYSQFINFPIYLWASRTETVERPADADADADADADADARVEDEEREPERAERTVWEWQVMNDNKPLWTRKPADVREDEYAQFYRSLTKDAAAPLAHAHFVAEGEVTFRALLFVPRAQPADSFNRYGSKTDHIKLYVRRVFITDEFNDLMPNYLAFIQGIVDSDDLPLNVSRETLQQHKLIKIIKKKLVRKALDMLKKIPDDEYEHFWQEYSTNVKLGVMEDPSNRSRLAKLLRFQSSRSERPAFLADYVARMKPGQSHIYYIAGASRAEVERSPFAERLVAAGYEVLFLTEAVDEYCLSALPEYDGKKFQNIAKEIFDLDESEAERARLEAQRAEFEPLTRWLGAQLGELVTRAAVSRRLARSAAALAATPFGWTGNMERLAMSNAHQKADDAQRRHQLAQKKVLEINPRHPVLRELLRRVRDDPDDPAAQRAARTLYRTAALRSGFLLQEGQATDFAAAVEDMLQQQLGLPPGAPEPDPADDAPDADADAPDADELDAEADAHEEL from the exons ATGAAGAGCTACTTCTTTCTCGGGGTAGGCGTCCTACTTCTTTCAG GGTGCTGCGCGCAGGAGCCCGGCGGCAGCGTGGAGGAGATGACAGTGGACGCCGACTGGGGCGCCTCGCGCGAAGGCTCGCGCACCG ACGCGGAGGCCGTGCGGCGCGAGGAGGAGGCCATCTCGCCCGACGGCCTGAGCGTGGCGCAGCAGCGCGAGCTGCGCGACAAGGCGCAGAACTTCACGTTCCAGACCGAGGTCAACCGCATGATGAAGCTCATCATCAACTCGCTGTACCGCAACAAGGAG ATCTTCCTGCGGGAGCTGATCTCCAACGGCTCGGACGCGTTGGACAAGATCCGGCTGCTGTCGCTGACCGACAGCGAGGCGCTGGCCGGCAACCCCGACCTCAGCATCCGCATCAAGGCCGACCCCGAGCGGCGCCTGCTGCACATCATCGACTCGGGCGTGGGCATGACGCGCGCCGACCTGGTCAACAACCTGGGCACCATCGCCAAGTCGGGCACGGCCGACTTCCTGGCGCGCATGCAGGACCCGGGCCGCGCGAGCGGCGCGCAGGAGACCAACGACATGATCGGCCAGTTCGGCGTGGGCTTCTACTCCGCCTTCCTCATCGCCGACCGCGTGACCGTGGTGAGCAAGCACAACGACGACGCGCAGCACGTGTGGGAGTCCGACGCCAGCGCCTTCAGCGTGGCGCCCGACCCGCGCGGCGACACGCTGGGCCGCGGCACACACATCACGCTGCACCTCAAGGAGGAGGCGGCCGACTTCCTGCAGGCCGACACCATCCGCGCGCTCGTCAAGAAGTACTCGCAGTTCATCAACTTCCCCATCTACCTGTGGGCCTCGCGCACCGAGACGGTGGAGCGGCCCGCCGACGCGGACGCCGACGCCGACGCGGACGCCGACGCCGACGCGCGGGTGGAGGACGAGGAGCGCGAGCCCGAGCGCGCCGAGCGCACGGTGTGGGAGTGGCAGGTCATGAACGACAACAAGCCGCTGTGGACGCGCAAGCCGGCCGACGTGCGCGAGGACGAGTACGCGCAGTTCTACCGCAGCCTCACCAAGGACGCGGCGGCGCCGCTGGCGCACGCGCACTTCGTGGCGGAGGGCGAGGTGACGTTCCGCGCGCTGCTGTTCGTGCCGCGCGCGCAGCCCGCCGACTCGTTCAACCGCTACGGCTCCAAGACCGACCACATCAAGCTGTACGTGCGCCGCGTGTTCATCACGGACGAGTTCAACGACCTCATGCCCAACTACCTGGCCTTCATCCAGGGCATCGTGGACTCGGACGACCTGCCGCTCAACGTGAGCCGCGAGACCCTGCAGCAGCACAAGCTCATCAAGATCATCAAGAAGAAGCTGGTGCGCAAGGCGCTCGACATGCTCAAGAAGATCCCCGACGACGAGTACGAGCACTTCTGGCAGGAGTACTCCACCAACGTCAAGCTGGGCGTCATGGAGGACCCGTCCAACCGCTCGCGCCTGGCCAAGCTGCTGCGCTTCCAGTCGTCGCGCAGCGAGCGGCCCGCCTTCCTGGCCGACTACGTGGCGCGCATGAAGCCCGGCCAGTCGCACATCTACTACATCGCGGGCGCCAGCCGCGCCGAGGTGGAGCGCTCGCCCTTCGCCGAGCGCCTGGTGGCCGCGGGCTACGAGGTGCTGTTCCTCACGGAGGCCGTGGACGAGTACTGCCTGTCCGCGCTGCCCGAGTACGACGGCAAGAAGTTCCAGAACATCGCCAAGGAGATCTTCGACCTGGACGAGA GCGAGGCGGAGCGCGCGCGGCTGGAGGCGCAGCGCGCGGAGTTCGAGCCGCTCACGCGCTGGCTGGGCGCGCAGCTGGGCGAGCTGGTGACGCGCGCCGCCGTGTCGCGGCGCCTGGCGCGCTCGGCCGCCGCGCTGGCCGCCACGCCCTTCGGCTGGACGGGCAACATGGAGCGCCTGGCCATGTCCAACGCGCACCAGAAGGCGGACGACGCGCAGCGCCGCCACCAGCTGGCGCAGAAGAAGGTGCTGGAGATCAACCCGCGCCACCCCGTGCTGCGCGAGCTGCTGCGCCGCGTGCGCGACGACCCCGACGACCCGGCGGCGCAGCGCGCGGCGCGCACGCTGTACCGCACGGCCGCGCTGCGCTCCGGCTTCCTGCTGCAGGAGGGACAGGCCACCGACTTCGCGGCCGCCGTGGAGGACATGCTGCAGCAACAGCTGGGCCTGCCGCCGGGCGCGCCCGAGCCCGACCCCGCCGACGACGCGCCCGACGCCGACGCCGACGCGCCCGACGCCGACGAGCTCGACGCGGAAGCCGACGCGCACGAGGAGCTGTAG
- the LOC120625929 gene encoding palmitoyltransferase app has product MAGRRVTRKWEVFAGRNRFWCDGRLMTAPQPGVFLLTLALICGTSALHFAFDAPFLAARVSPALPAAGAALLAATLGALLRTALADPGILPRAPPAADAARPPPRAREVLVRGRAVRLKYCYTCRMFRPPRASHCSLCDNCVERFDHHCPWVGNCVGQRNYRHFYLFVVSLAFLAVFVLACAAAHLALLARGAGLAAALRASPASALAAGVCFLAVWSVLGLAGFHTYLASTDQTTNEDIKGAFSARRGVPGANPYSRGNACANCWHVLCGPLRPSLIDRRGPAGDPRDRLPPRLLALCEQPQPQPQPQPQPHDGARHAYMNHSLDLDPAAGGAGPAAGAAVAPGGALSASRLRLLLDTTMIDAALDLDEPEPPSALRPAA; this is encoded by the exons ATGGCCGGGCGGCGCGTGACTCGCAAGTGGGAGGTGTTCGCGGGCCGCAACCGCTTCTGGTGCGACGGGCGGCTCATGACGGCGCCGCAGCCCGGCGTGTTCCTGCTCACGCTGGCGCTCATCTGCGGCACCAGCGCGCTGCACTTCGCCTTCGACGCGCCCTTCCTGGCGGCGCGCGTGTCGCCCGCGCTGCCCGCCGCCGGCGCCGCGCTGCTCGCGGCCACGCTGGGCGCGCTGCTGCGCACGGCGCTGGCCGACCCGGGCATCCTgccgcgcgcgccgcccgccgccgACGCCGCGCGCCCGCCGCCGCGCGCGCGGGAGGTGCTGGTGCGCGGCCGCGCCGTGCGCCTCAAGTACTGCTACACGTGCCGCATGTTCCGCCCGCCGCGCGCCTCGCACTGCTCGCTGTGCGACAACTGCGTGGAGCGCTTCGACCACCACTGCCCCTGGGTGGGCAACTGCGTGGGCCAGCGCAACTACCGCCACTTCTACCTGTTCGTGGTGTCGCTGGCCTTCCTGGCCGTGTTCGTGCTGGCCTGCGCCGCCGCGCACCTGGCGCTGCTGGCGCGCGGCGCGGGGCTGGCGGCCGCGCTGCGCGCCTCGCCCGCGTCGGCGCTGGCGGCCGGCGTGTGCTTCCTGGCCGTGTGGTCGGTGCTGGGCCTGGCGGGCTTCCACACCTACCTGGCGTCCACCGACCAGACCACCAACGAGGACATCAAGGGCGCGTTctcggcgcggcgcggcgtgcCCGGCGCCAACCCCTACTCGCGCGGCAACGCGTGCGCCAACTGCTGGCACGTGCTCTGCGGCCCGCTGCGGCCCAGCCTCATCGACCGGCGCGGGCCCGCCGGCGACCCGCGCGACCGGCTGCCGCCGCGCCTGCTGGCGCTGTGCGAGCAGCCGCAACCGCAGCCGCAACCGCAGCCGCAGCCGCACGACGGCGCGCGGCACGCCTACATGAACCACAGCCTCGACCTCGACCCTG CGGCCGGCGGCGCGGGCCCGGCGGCCGGCGCGGCCGTGGCGCCGGGCGGCGCGCTGAGCGCCTCGCGCCTGCGCCTGCTGCTCGACACCACCATGATCGACGCCGCGCTGGACCTGGACGAGCCCGAGCCGCCCTCCGCCCTCCGCCCCGCCGCGTGA